A genome region from Streptomyces pratensis includes the following:
- a CDS encoding ABC transporter transmembrane domain-containing protein yields the protein MQIRDLPYSDPGDPDVRSGPRFLFWLGRSQLTGQLKSLSWGLLHHCAIAGLPLAVGLAVQAVIDDSGRDLVVAGVLLVALGVLIAVGDTMLHRTAVTNWITAAARVQQLLARRTAELGSALTRRVAAGEVVAVSTGDVEKIGWFVEALSRFLAALTALVLICVGLVLYLPSLGVLVAIATPVLALAVLPLLPRATRRADLQREKAGRATELASDTVAGLRVLRGIGGEELFLERYRRASQEVRKAAVRSARMWALISAIQVFLPGVLLISLVWYGATLARDGRIDVGQLVTVYSAATLMLFPLRNVEEIAMAYSFSRPSAQRAVRVLSLRRSSHAPSADATVPRGDLYDPVTGLMAPQGLFTAVVCGDPDEAGRLAERLGGHAEPDDASGPVPSVLLGGVPLDELPLETARSAVLVQDKDPVLLSGTLRELMDVPSSGNVTAEDALAAARCGDVLDALSQASVDADGEPMNTRITERGRSLSGGQRQRLALARSLVTDPEALVLDEPTSAVDSHTEARVAAGIEQLRRGRTTVAFASSPLLLDLADRVVLLRGGTVVAAGTHRELLRHEPLYRAVVTRETEDEAVAPAAQDGLTAADGLRPALAVEEIEERA from the coding sequence ATGCAGATTCGCGATCTTCCGTACTCGGATCCCGGCGATCCCGACGTACGGTCAGGACCCCGCTTCCTGTTCTGGCTCGGGCGAAGTCAGCTCACCGGACAGCTCAAGTCCCTTTCCTGGGGGCTTCTGCACCACTGTGCGATCGCGGGCCTCCCGCTCGCCGTCGGACTGGCGGTGCAGGCCGTCATCGACGATTCCGGCCGGGACCTCGTAGTGGCCGGCGTCCTCCTCGTCGCCCTCGGCGTCCTCATCGCCGTGGGCGACACCATGCTCCACCGGACGGCGGTCACCAACTGGATCACCGCTGCGGCCCGGGTTCAGCAGCTGCTGGCGCGCAGGACGGCCGAGCTGGGCTCGGCGCTGACCCGGCGGGTTGCGGCCGGTGAAGTGGTCGCGGTGTCCACGGGCGACGTCGAAAAAATTGGATGGTTCGTCGAGGCGCTGTCGCGCTTCTTGGCCGCCTTGACCGCACTCGTACTGATCTGCGTCGGGCTGGTCCTCTACCTGCCCTCACTCGGTGTGCTGGTCGCGATCGCCACCCCGGTGCTTGCGCTCGCCGTGCTGCCGCTGCTCCCCCGGGCCACCCGCCGGGCGGATCTGCAGCGTGAGAAGGCGGGCCGGGCCACGGAACTGGCCTCCGACACGGTCGCCGGGCTGCGGGTGCTCCGCGGCATCGGCGGCGAGGAGCTGTTCCTCGAACGCTACCGGCGTGCGTCCCAGGAGGTCCGCAAGGCCGCCGTGCGCAGTGCGCGGATGTGGGCGCTGATCTCCGCGATCCAGGTGTTCCTGCCGGGAGTGCTGCTGATCTCGCTGGTCTGGTACGGCGCCACCCTCGCCCGGGACGGCCGGATCGACGTCGGCCAGCTGGTCACCGTGTACAGCGCGGCGACCCTGATGCTCTTCCCCCTGCGCAATGTGGAGGAGATCGCCATGGCGTACTCCTTCTCCCGGCCGTCGGCCCAGCGAGCCGTCCGGGTGCTGTCGCTACGTCGCAGTTCGCATGCGCCGTCGGCGGATGCGACGGTGCCCCGGGGTGATCTCTACGACCCGGTCACCGGACTGATGGCGCCGCAAGGCCTGTTCACCGCCGTGGTCTGCGGCGATCCCGATGAAGCGGGGCGGCTGGCCGAACGGCTCGGCGGCCACGCGGAGCCGGACGACGCGTCCGGACCCGTCCCTTCGGTGCTGCTCGGCGGTGTGCCGCTGGACGAGCTGCCGCTCGAGACGGCACGGTCCGCGGTGCTGGTGCAGGACAAGGACCCCGTGCTGCTCTCGGGGACGCTGCGGGAGCTGATGGACGTCCCGTCATCGGGCAACGTGACGGCCGAGGACGCGCTCGCCGCCGCCCGGTGCGGTGACGTGCTGGACGCGCTGTCCCAGGCGTCCGTCGACGCGGACGGTGAGCCGATGAACACCCGGATCACCGAGCGCGGCAGGTCGCTGTCCGGCGGCCAGCGCCAGCGGCTGGCACTGGCCCGTTCGCTGGTCACCGATCCGGAGGCGCTCGTGCTCGACGAGCCGACGTCCGCCGTGGACTCGCACACGGAGGCCAGGGTCGCCGCCGGTATCGAGCAGCTGCGCCGGGGCCGTACGACCGTGGCCTTCGCCTCGTCGCCGCTGCTGCTCGACCTCGCCGACCGTGTCGTGCTCCTTCGCGGCGGCACTGTCGTGGCTGCGGGCACACACCGCGAACTGTTGCGTCACGAACCTCTGTACCGGGCGGTCGTGACCCGTGAGACCGAGGACGAGGCCGTGGCACCGGCGGCACAGGACGGGCTGACCGCGGCCGACGGCCTCCGACCGGCTCTGGCCGTCGAGGAAATCGAGGAGAGAGCATGA
- a CDS encoding FAD-binding and (Fe-S)-binding domain-containing protein: MPLLEPKPDALRPLAARAPSPDRVPGWKASGTPAELRAGLTALLGPEKVLWKISDLVRYASDASPYRFLPQVVLVPADLDDVSAILSYAHGNGRGVVFRAAGTSLNGQAQGEDILVDVRRHWTGIEVLDDGARARIRPGTTVMRANAALARHGRILGPDPASAIACTVGGVVANNASGMTAGIHRNSYRTVSSLTFVLPSGTVVDTGEACADELLRHAEPRLCDELLALKAEIEADDRLTARIRAKYEIKNTNGYRLDAFLDGSTPVEILRGLMVGSEGTFGFISEVVFDTLPLDRHVSSALLFFPSLTAAAASVPRFNDAGAVAVELMDGNTLRASVRVDGVPSDWAGLPQGTTALLVEFRAPDESALAACEQAAARVVAGLDLVAPAVSVTNQFTRDAATVSGYWKARKAFVTAVGGSRPSGTTLITEDFAVPPSRLSEACEALLALQAVHGFDAAVAGHAAHGNLHFLLAFDAAKPADVARYAAFMEEFCTLVVDRFDGSLKAEHATGRNIAPFLEREWGTPATEIMWRTKQAIDPDGVLAPRIVLDRDPRAHLRGLKTIPKIEPVADPCIECGFCEPTCPSEDLTTTPRQRIVLRREMMRQQGGSPVETGLLDDYGYDAVDTCAGDSTCKLACPVGIDTGAMMKDFRHHRHSPREERVAALTAQHFKVVEASARIAVGVADAVTRRAGDRLLQAVTRLARRAVRPDLMPEWLPEIPGAAPRALPPTSRVGASAVYYPACVNRIFAGPEDEGALSLAESVVSLSARAGRPVWIPEDVAGTCCATIWHSKGYDVANAVMANRIVQAAWGWTAGGALPLVVDASSCTLGLAHEVVPYLTEENRALHQELSIVDSLVWAADELLPSLTVFRRTASAVLHPTCSMEHLGDVPHLRALAEACAEEVVMPDDAGCCGFAGDRGMLHKELTDSATAKEAAEVNTRVYDAYLSANRMCEIGMDRATGHHYRSALIELERATRPVL, translated from the coding sequence ATGCCGCTGCTGGAGCCGAAGCCGGATGCCCTGCGTCCTCTTGCCGCACGGGCGCCGTCCCCCGATCGGGTGCCCGGATGGAAGGCGTCCGGGACACCGGCGGAGCTGAGGGCCGGCCTGACCGCTCTGCTCGGTCCCGAGAAGGTGCTGTGGAAGATCTCCGACCTCGTTCGGTACGCCTCCGATGCCAGCCCCTACCGCTTCCTTCCGCAGGTCGTGCTGGTCCCCGCGGACCTCGACGACGTATCGGCGATCCTCTCCTACGCTCACGGCAACGGCCGCGGAGTGGTCTTCCGGGCAGCCGGGACCAGCCTCAACGGCCAGGCGCAGGGCGAGGACATCCTCGTCGACGTACGACGGCACTGGACGGGGATCGAGGTCCTGGACGACGGCGCCCGCGCCCGGATCCGGCCCGGGACCACCGTCATGCGGGCCAATGCCGCTCTCGCCCGGCACGGCCGGATCCTCGGCCCCGACCCAGCCAGTGCCATCGCCTGCACCGTCGGCGGTGTCGTGGCGAACAACGCCTCGGGGATGACCGCGGGGATCCACAGGAATTCGTACCGCACGGTCTCCTCGCTGACCTTCGTCCTGCCCAGCGGCACGGTGGTCGACACGGGCGAGGCGTGCGCCGACGAACTGCTGCGGCACGCGGAGCCCCGTCTGTGCGACGAACTGCTGGCACTCAAGGCGGAGATCGAGGCCGACGATCGGCTCACCGCCAGAATTCGCGCCAAGTACGAGATCAAGAACACCAACGGCTACCGCCTCGACGCGTTCCTCGACGGATCGACCCCCGTGGAGATCCTGCGCGGCCTGATGGTCGGCTCCGAGGGCACCTTCGGCTTCATCTCCGAGGTCGTCTTCGACACGCTTCCCCTGGACCGCCACGTCTCCTCCGCGCTGCTGTTCTTTCCCTCGCTCACGGCGGCAGCGGCGTCGGTGCCCCGGTTCAACGACGCGGGAGCGGTGGCCGTGGAGCTGATGGACGGCAACACCTTGCGCGCCTCGGTCCGTGTCGACGGTGTCCCCTCCGACTGGGCGGGGCTCCCGCAGGGGACGACGGCGCTCCTGGTGGAGTTCCGCGCACCGGACGAGAGCGCGCTGGCCGCCTGCGAGCAGGCCGCGGCAAGGGTCGTCGCGGGGCTCGATCTGGTGGCTCCTGCCGTCTCCGTCACCAATCAGTTCACCAGGGACGCCGCCACGGTCTCCGGGTACTGGAAGGCACGCAAGGCGTTCGTGACCGCCGTCGGCGGCTCCCGCCCCTCGGGTACGACGCTGATCACCGAGGATTTCGCAGTCCCGCCGTCCAGGCTCTCGGAGGCCTGCGAGGCCTTGCTCGCCCTCCAGGCCGTCCATGGGTTCGACGCCGCTGTCGCAGGCCACGCGGCACACGGGAATCTGCACTTCCTGCTCGCCTTCGACGCCGCGAAGCCGGCCGACGTCGCCCGGTACGCGGCGTTCATGGAGGAGTTCTGCACGCTCGTCGTCGACCGCTTCGACGGATCGCTGAAAGCGGAGCACGCCACCGGCCGCAACATCGCACCTTTCCTGGAGCGGGAATGGGGCACCCCCGCGACCGAGATCATGTGGCGCACGAAACAGGCCATCGACCCTGACGGGGTGCTGGCACCCCGGATCGTCCTCGACCGGGATCCGAGGGCACATCTGCGCGGGCTCAAGACCATTCCCAAGATCGAGCCGGTCGCCGACCCGTGCATCGAATGCGGGTTCTGCGAGCCGACCTGCCCCAGTGAGGACCTCACCACAACGCCACGTCAAAGGATCGTGCTGCGCAGGGAGATGATGCGGCAGCAGGGCGGCTCCCCCGTGGAGACGGGGCTTCTGGACGACTACGGCTACGACGCGGTGGACACCTGCGCCGGCGACTCCACGTGCAAGCTCGCGTGTCCGGTCGGCATCGACACCGGAGCCATGATGAAGGACTTCCGCCATCATCGGCACTCCCCGCGTGAGGAGCGGGTCGCGGCTCTGACCGCGCAGCACTTCAAGGTCGTCGAGGCCTCGGCACGGATCGCTGTCGGCGTGGCCGACGCCGTCACCCGCCGCGCCGGCGACCGGCTGCTCCAGGCCGTGACCCGCCTGGCCCGCAGGGCCGTCCGCCCGGATCTGATGCCGGAGTGGCTGCCCGAGATCCCCGGCGCCGCTCCCCGCGCGCTGCCGCCCACCTCCCGGGTGGGTGCGAGCGCTGTCTACTACCCGGCCTGCGTGAACCGCATCTTCGCCGGCCCGGAGGACGAGGGCGCGCTGTCGCTCGCCGAGTCCGTCGTCTCCCTGTCCGCGCGAGCCGGCAGGCCCGTATGGATTCCCGAGGACGTCGCGGGTACCTGCTGCGCGACGATCTGGCACTCGAAAGGGTACGACGTGGCCAACGCGGTGATGGCCAACCGCATCGTGCAGGCCGCCTGGGGCTGGACCGCCGGTGGCGCGCTGCCTCTGGTGGTGGACGCGTCGTCGTGCACGCTGGGCCTGGCTCACGAGGTGGTGCCGTATCTCACCGAGGAGAACAGGGCGCTGCATCAGGAGCTGAGCATCGTCGACTCGCTCGTCTGGGCTGCCGATGAGCTGCTCCCCTCGCTGACCGTGTTCCGCAGGACAGCTTCCGCCGTCCTGCATCCCACCTGCTCGATGGAGCATCTGGGCGACGTGCCACACCTGCGTGCGCTGGCCGAGGCGTGCGCCGAGGAGGTCGTCATGCCCGACGACGCGGGCTGCTGCGGGTTCGCCGGCGACCGCGGCATGCTGCACAAGGAACTCACCGACTCGGCGACGGCCAAGGAGGCGGCGGAGGTCAATACCCGGGTGTATGACGCCTACCTGTCGGCGAACCGGATGTGCGAGATCGGGATGGACCGGGCTACCGGCCACCACTACCGCTCGGCGCTCATCGAGCTCGAGAGGGCGACCCGGCCCGTGCTCTGA
- a CDS encoding ABC transporter ATP-binding protein — protein sequence MIGLAPPEHDPAAPESATTLPVGTPTTVRAYVKALLRRHRRPFAVLVAVNAVAVIASITGPYLLGGLVEDLSNGVTDLHLERTAAVFALALVVQTVFTRTMRLRGAMLGEEMLADLREDFLVRSVGLPPGVLERAGTGDLLSRITTDIDRLANAMREAVPQLAIGVVWAGLLLGALTVTAPPLALAVLIALPVLIVGCRWYFRRAPSAYRSEAAGYAAVAAVLAETVDAGRTVESHRLGARRVALSDRRVKEWTAWERYTLFLRSVLFPVINTTYVTILGAVLLLGGWFVMEGWITVGQLTTGALLAQMMVDPIGLILRWYDELQVAQVSLARLVGVREIEPDAGDDLVGPDGREVSAEEVRFGYRAGVDVLHKVSLDVAPGTRLALVGPSGAGKSTLGRLLAGIYAPRAGSVSLGGAELSRMTAEQVRTHVALVNQEHHVFVGSLRDNLLLARTDAEDAELWASLAAVDADGWAKALDEGLDTEVGSGGLALTPAQAQQIALARLVLADPHTLVLDEATSLLDPRAARHLERSLARVLDGRTVVAIAHRLHTAHDADVIAVVEEGRISELGSHDELVAADGAYAALWRSWHG from the coding sequence ATGATCGGCCTGGCACCACCGGAGCACGACCCGGCCGCACCGGAGTCGGCGACGACCCTCCCGGTCGGTACGCCGACGACCGTTCGGGCCTACGTGAAAGCTCTGCTGCGGCGTCACCGCAGACCCTTCGCGGTACTCGTCGCGGTCAACGCGGTCGCGGTGATCGCGTCGATCACCGGCCCGTATCTGCTGGGCGGACTGGTCGAGGACCTCTCGAACGGGGTCACCGACCTCCATCTGGAACGCACCGCCGCTGTGTTCGCGCTCGCGCTGGTCGTGCAGACCGTGTTCACCCGCACCATGCGGCTGCGCGGGGCCATGCTCGGTGAGGAGATGCTCGCCGACCTGCGGGAGGACTTCCTCGTCCGGTCGGTCGGGCTGCCGCCCGGCGTCCTGGAGCGGGCCGGTACCGGTGATCTGCTGTCCAGGATCACGACGGACATCGACCGGCTGGCCAACGCGATGCGTGAGGCGGTGCCGCAGCTGGCGATCGGGGTGGTCTGGGCCGGGCTGTTGCTCGGCGCCCTGACCGTCACCGCCCCGCCCCTGGCGCTGGCCGTACTCATCGCACTGCCGGTCCTGATCGTCGGCTGCCGCTGGTACTTCCGGCGTGCCCCCTCCGCCTACCGCTCCGAGGCGGCGGGATACGCAGCCGTCGCGGCCGTACTCGCGGAGACCGTGGACGCCGGCCGGACCGTGGAGTCCCACCGGCTGGGGGCCCGGAGGGTCGCGCTGTCGGACCGGCGGGTCAAGGAGTGGACGGCCTGGGAGCGGTACACCCTGTTCCTGCGCTCGGTTCTCTTCCCTGTCATCAACACCACCTACGTGACGATTCTCGGCGCGGTCCTGCTGCTCGGCGGCTGGTTCGTGATGGAGGGCTGGATCACCGTCGGTCAGCTGACGACGGGCGCGCTCCTGGCGCAGATGATGGTGGACCCGATCGGCCTGATCCTGCGCTGGTACGACGAGTTGCAGGTCGCCCAGGTCTCGCTGGCCAGGCTCGTCGGCGTACGGGAGATCGAGCCCGACGCGGGTGACGACCTCGTCGGCCCCGACGGCCGGGAGGTGAGCGCCGAGGAGGTGCGGTTCGGCTACCGCGCGGGCGTCGACGTCCTGCACAAGGTGTCGCTGGACGTCGCACCCGGAACGCGGCTCGCGCTGGTCGGGCCGTCCGGGGCGGGCAAGTCCACGCTGGGCAGGCTGCTGGCGGGGATCTACGCTCCCCGGGCGGGTTCGGTCTCGCTGGGCGGCGCCGAGCTGTCCCGGATGACGGCGGAGCAGGTGCGGACACACGTGGCTCTCGTGAACCAGGAGCACCACGTGTTCGTGGGTTCGCTCCGGGACAACCTCCTGCTCGCCCGCACGGATGCCGAGGACGCGGAGCTGTGGGCTTCGCTCGCCGCGGTGGACGCGGACGGCTGGGCGAAGGCCCTCGATGAGGGGCTGGACACGGAGGTCGGCTCGGGCGGGCTGGCCCTCACCCCGGCGCAGGCGCAGCAGATCGCCCTGGCGCGCCTGGTCCTGGCGGACCCGCACACGCTGGTGCTGGACGAGGCGACATCACTGCTCGACCCGCGGGCCGCCCGTCATCTGGAGCGTTCACTGGCACGGGTGCTGGACGGCCGTACGGTCGTCGCGATCGCGCACCGGCTGCACACGGCGCACGACGCGGACGTGATCGCGGTGGTGGAGGAGGGCAGGATCAGCGAACTGGGCAGTCACGACGAGCTGGTGGCCGCGGACGGCGCGTACGCGGCGCTGTGGCGCTCCTGGCACGGCTGA